The uncultured Methanomethylovorans sp. genome contains a region encoding:
- a CDS encoding MTH865 family protein: MHTQIKGALKNANFPLKTPEELLAAFPAGADTTCQSGNIKVTAGEAGALLKPSDFPFTSAQQVADVIVGRAGL, encoded by the coding sequence ATACACACACAGATCAAAGGAGCACTTAAGAACGCAAATTTCCCTCTAAAAACACCTGAGGAATTACTAGCAGCCTTTCCTGCTGGTGCTGATACCACCTGCCAGTCAGGAAATATAAAGGTCACGGCAGGTGAAGCAGGAGCATTACTCAAGCCAAGCGACTTCCCCTTCACCAGCGCCCAGCAGGTTGCAGACGTGATAGTAGGCAGAGCAGGGCTCTGA
- a CDS encoding winged helix-turn-helix domain-containing protein, producing the protein MDKIHNSSLQCKELEELKKEISLMRSEFNGFLESSGRYLVEQTTSQLRGSFSKALIDYIKKDTSDSLEKHMVHDCRMYEGCKQKFEELLSETSYLLSQESVSKELVDQYWQKIDQLRQITGQLMCSQCFSEVSRLYDSQIEAMRSLQIYERQKGDHKLEEIPLEVVDSICEPVSNKQRLLILKALAGSPRGFSELSKITYLRGGNLLFHLQKLLDSKMILQHNERGDYQITRKGYVTMEGLLSIYSNVKDSYYILPTAL; encoded by the coding sequence ATGGATAAGATACACAACTCCTCTCTTCAATGTAAAGAACTAGAAGAACTGAAAAAGGAAATATCTTTAATGCGTAGTGAATTCAACGGATTTCTGGAAAGTTCTGGCAGGTATCTGGTGGAACAAACTACTTCGCAGTTGAGGGGAAGTTTTTCTAAAGCTCTTATTGATTACATCAAGAAAGATACCAGCGATAGTCTGGAAAAGCATATGGTTCACGACTGTAGGATGTACGAAGGTTGCAAACAGAAATTCGAGGAGCTTTTAAGTGAAACATCTTATTTGCTAAGTCAGGAAAGCGTAAGTAAAGAACTAGTGGACCAATACTGGCAGAAAATAGATCAGTTACGGCAAATTACTGGCCAGCTCATGTGTAGTCAATGTTTTTCAGAAGTTTCAAGGCTGTATGACAGTCAAATTGAGGCTATGCGCTCGCTGCAGATATATGAAAGACAGAAAGGTGATCATAAATTAGAAGAAATTCCACTAGAAGTGGTGGATTCTATCTGTGAACCAGTCTCAAACAAGCAGCGTCTTCTCATTCTCAAAGCTCTGGCAGGTAGCCCACGCGGCTTTTCAGAACTATCTAAAATAACGTATCTTAGAGGAGGTAATCTACTCTTTCATCTGCAGAAATTGCTGGACTCTAAGATGATTCTTCAGCATAATGAAAGGGGGGATTACCAAATCACACGAAAAGGTTACGTTACCATGGAAGGGCTTTTAAGTATCTATTCGAATGTGAAAGATTCTTATTATATACTTCCTACGGCTCTGTAG
- a CDS encoding PINc/VapC family ATPase has protein sequence MKREGQSITRIASDTSAIIDGAISIKVKSGEYAGFQVIIPEAVVAELEAQANRGLEIGFKGLEELQELRKLATQGIIELIFAGRRPNLDEVKLAGGGEIDALIRETAQENDALFVTADRVQSQVAIAKGINVDLISPRFIEYGPLKIEQFFTEDTMSVHLKNGVAPMAKKGSIASVQFLKIREETCTYGELKFISRELIERARSDPTSFMELDFNGASVLQIGNMRIAITNPPFSDEVEITAVRPVAKVSIEQYRLSTVLKERIREQRGILIAGPPGAGKSTFAAGIAIYLHDMGYVVKTMEAPRDLQVPKEITQYAPLDGSMEKTADILLLVRPDYTIYDEVRKTSDFHVFADMRLAGVGMIGVVHANRAVDAIQRLIGRVELGVIPQVVDTVIFVNKGEISKVQLLEFTVKVPSGMTEADLARPVIIVTDLESGRTEYEIYTYGDQVVVMPVGLEMKNPSWKLAEGEVKEVIERYATGPVQVEMISDNKAFVRVLEHDLPKVIGKGGSVIDSIENILGIHIDVRKFESGETKAKPLQKEFRPIIEKTKKHVILNISELAAHDVEVYAGDEFLFSATVGRHGDIKVRVDSDISESILDAVEDGAPVTVKPL, from the coding sequence ATGAAGAGAGAGGGCCAAAGTATAACCCGCATTGCCAGTGATACAAGCGCTATAATTGATGGTGCTATATCTATAAAGGTAAAGAGTGGCGAATATGCAGGTTTTCAGGTAATTATTCCTGAGGCCGTAGTTGCAGAACTTGAAGCTCAGGCAAACAGAGGATTAGAGATAGGGTTTAAAGGACTTGAAGAGCTTCAGGAGTTGCGCAAACTTGCAACTCAGGGAATAATAGAACTTATTTTTGCCGGAAGAAGACCAAACCTTGATGAAGTAAAGCTTGCCGGTGGTGGAGAGATTGATGCACTCATAAGAGAAACAGCTCAAGAAAATGATGCTTTATTCGTTACTGCTGATAGAGTGCAGTCACAGGTTGCCATAGCAAAAGGTATAAATGTTGATTTAATATCTCCCCGCTTTATTGAATATGGACCGTTGAAGATAGAGCAGTTCTTCACAGAAGATACCATGTCGGTACACCTCAAAAATGGGGTGGCCCCTATGGCTAAGAAGGGAAGTATTGCTTCTGTGCAATTTTTAAAGATAAGAGAAGAAACTTGTACTTATGGAGAACTTAAATTCATTTCAAGGGAACTTATAGAGAGGGCACGTAGCGATCCTACATCCTTTATGGAGCTGGATTTCAATGGGGCATCTGTGCTGCAAATTGGCAATATGAGAATAGCCATTACCAACCCACCATTTTCAGACGAAGTAGAGATAACTGCTGTTAGGCCAGTGGCAAAAGTATCTATTGAACAATACCGTCTGAGCACAGTTCTTAAGGAACGTATAAGGGAGCAGCGTGGCATTCTTATTGCTGGACCTCCAGGAGCTGGAAAATCCACATTTGCAGCTGGCATTGCCATATACTTGCATGATATGGGATACGTGGTAAAAACCATGGAAGCTCCCCGAGATTTGCAAGTGCCAAAAGAGATCACACAATACGCACCACTGGACGGTAGTATGGAAAAAACGGCAGATATCTTACTGCTGGTTAGACCTGACTATACAATATATGACGAGGTGAGAAAGACCAGTGACTTCCATGTATTTGCAGACATGAGACTGGCAGGCGTAGGCATGATAGGTGTTGTGCATGCCAACAGGGCTGTGGATGCTATACAAAGGCTCATTGGTAGAGTGGAACTGGGAGTCATACCACAAGTAGTGGATACTGTGATCTTCGTCAATAAAGGAGAAATATCGAAGGTCCAATTGTTGGAATTCACTGTGAAAGTACCTTCTGGTATGACAGAAGCAGACTTGGCCAGACCCGTGATCATAGTAACAGACCTGGAAAGTGGCAGAACAGAGTATGAGATATACACTTATGGAGACCAGGTCGTAGTCATGCCTGTGGGCCTTGAGATGAAGAACCCTTCCTGGAAGCTTGCAGAAGGAGAGGTAAAAGAGGTCATAGAGCGTTATGCTACCGGACCTGTGCAAGTAGAAATGATCTCGGATAACAAAGCCTTTGTGCGGGTCCTTGAACATGATCTTCCCAAAGTGATTGGAAAAGGCGGAAGTGTGATAGACAGTATCGAGAACATACTTGGTATCCATATAGATGTGCGGAAGTTTGAATCGGGAGAAACAAAAGCAAAGCCTTTGCAGAAAGAATTCCGCCCTATTATTGAAAAAACAAAAAAGCATGTAATTCTGAACATCTCTGAACTTGCAGCTCATGATGTAGAGGTGTATGCAGGAGATGAATTTCTGTTCAGTGCCACAGTGGGACGTCATGGAGACATAAAAGTAAGAGTCGATTCAGATATTTCAGAGAGTATACTCGATGCTGTAGAGGATGGAGCGCCTGTAACTGTGAAACCATTGTAA
- the hisI gene encoding phosphoribosyl-AMP cyclohydrolase has translation MIDFDELKYENGLVQAIAQDADTKEVLMCAYMNKEALQKTIETGYAHYWSRSRKKLWKKGESSNHLQKIIEIRIDCDMDAILMLIEQEGGACHTGYRSCFYRTIEGKIVGDKVFEPDEVY, from the coding sequence ATGATAGACTTTGATGAGCTGAAATATGAGAATGGCCTTGTCCAAGCCATAGCCCAGGATGCCGACACTAAAGAAGTTCTTATGTGTGCCTATATGAACAAAGAAGCCTTGCAGAAGACTATTGAAACAGGGTATGCACACTATTGGAGCCGCAGTCGTAAGAAACTGTGGAAGAAAGGAGAAAGTTCAAATCACCTACAAAAAATAATAGAGATACGTATCGACTGTGACATGGATGCCATTCTTATGCTGATCGAGCAGGAAGGAGGAGCATGCCATACCGGATACAGATCATGCTTCTACCGCACCATAGAAGGCAAGATCGTAGGTGACAAAGTATTCGAACCTGATGAAGTGTACTAG
- a CDS encoding RAD55 family ATPase, giving the protein MDYSFDGSGGYRVPTGVAGLDVQLGGGVPPGTTILLLAEPGAGMEVFAHQFAYGGLVNHEDVFYFSSEHPLAEVMSGMDYFNWNVRKHLEDGKFDFTDAYSPRFYNVLPKHLVSDVSAKDFLKRGTDSLNLLKGTVTQARTRKYRGVVDSISYFLRSYELNNVLNVIEIISSMGKATGAVHLLMMTSGMHEPIIENNMKHICDGVIEFRMKERGSEVERSILLRKMRGMIVPNRTISYVITTKGVELETTTRVL; this is encoded by the coding sequence ATGGATTATAGTTTTGATGGTTCTGGAGGGTATCGTGTTCCCACTGGTGTGGCAGGTCTTGATGTACAGTTAGGTGGCGGCGTACCGCCTGGAACAACTATTCTCCTTCTTGCAGAACCAGGCGCAGGTATGGAAGTATTTGCACATCAGTTTGCATATGGTGGACTCGTAAATCATGAAGATGTCTTTTACTTTTCATCTGAACACCCGCTGGCTGAAGTAATGTCGGGTATGGACTACTTTAACTGGAATGTCAGAAAGCATCTGGAAGACGGTAAATTTGATTTTACAGATGCCTATTCCCCACGCTTTTATAATGTACTACCAAAGCATTTGGTGTCTGATGTATCTGCAAAGGATTTTCTCAAAAGAGGGACTGATTCTCTAAATTTGCTTAAGGGCACAGTGACTCAGGCGCGTACTAGAAAATATAGAGGGGTTGTAGATTCTATTTCGTACTTCCTACGCTCCTATGAACTCAATAACGTATTGAATGTAATAGAGATCATATCTTCCATGGGTAAGGCCACCGGTGCGGTTCATCTTCTTATGATGACCAGTGGAATGCATGAACCCATTATTGAGAATAATATGAAGCACATATGCGATGGTGTAATAGAGTTTAGGATGAAAGAACGTGGTAGTGAAGTAGAACGTTCTATCCTTCTCAGAAAAATGAGGGGTATGATCGTACCTAACAGGACCATTTCTTATGTGATCACCACTAAAGGGGTAGAACTTGAAACGACAACAAGGGTACTGTGA
- a CDS encoding iron-sulfur cluster assembly accessory protein produces the protein MVDITVKAASEIKSLLESENKADHALRVFVAGMSCCGVQYGMSLDTEFGEDDITVDSQGIKIVLNKNDADGLSDATIDFVDGPNGSGFIIDTPKTSGGCGPCGGGCH, from the coding sequence ATGGTAGATATAACGGTAAAGGCGGCATCAGAGATCAAGTCACTACTTGAGTCCGAGAACAAGGCAGACCATGCACTAAGAGTGTTCGTTGCAGGTATGAGTTGCTGTGGTGTGCAGTACGGTATGTCTCTTGACACTGAATTTGGGGAAGATGACATCACTGTAGATAGCCAGGGTATCAAGATCGTCCTGAACAAGAACGATGCTGATGGTCTGTCAGATGCAACTATTGACTTCGTCGATGGTCCAAATGGCAGCGGTTTTATCATTGATACTCCTAAGACATCTGGCGGCTGCGGTCCATGTGGCGGCGGATGCCACTAA
- a CDS encoding nascent polypeptide-associated complex protein: MFPGVGGRGVNPAKMKQMMKQMGISVDEISNVEQVIIRTPDVDIVFNDANVTVMNAQGADTYQVVGTPEKVPRKLEIPDDDVRLVAEQTGVSEEKARKALEDAKGDLAEAILALSA, translated from the coding sequence ATGTTTCCGGGCGTAGGCGGTAGAGGTGTGAACCCTGCCAAAATGAAACAGATGATGAAGCAGATGGGAATTAGCGTCGATGAGATCTCTAATGTGGAGCAGGTAATTATCCGGACACCGGATGTGGATATAGTTTTCAATGATGCTAATGTTACAGTAATGAATGCGCAGGGAGCCGATACCTATCAGGTTGTAGGCACGCCGGAAAAGGTTCCACGCAAGTTAGAAATCCCTGATGATGATGTGAGGCTGGTGGCTGAACAGACAGGAGTTTCTGAAGAGAAGGCAAGGAAGGCTCTTGAGGATGCCAAGGGTGACCTTGCAGAGGCTATTTTAGCCCTCTCTGCATAA
- the acs gene encoding acetate--CoA ligase — MAEDFDVKMESKVYYPDPSIKETVRMGDYEAVYNEFIQDPQAYWEKVANELKWMQKWDKVMEWDHPYARWFVNSKLNITQNCLDRHVHNGKKNKVAIIWVGDGGEERVFTYRQLYREVMRCANGLKSMGVKKGDAVCIYMPLVPEQIILTLACARIGAIHSIVFAGFGTQALNSRIKDSNAKIVVTADATIRRGKRVELKAIVEEAVVNAPSVEKIVVLRRMTPPMELYSEMEVDYHEMLSDIPECGPEVMDAEDPLFILYTSGTTGPAKGIVHTCGGYMVGAYYSTRNVFDLRDNDVFWCTADPGWITGHSYIIYGPLLNGGTVLITESTPDYPDAGVWWSIIDEFDVTIFYTAPTAIRMFMRMGADWPNKYDLGSLRLLGSVGEPLNPEAFEWYYHVIGKERCPIVDTWWQTETGMHMITTMAGQPMKPGFIGKSLPGVVADVVDKNGVPVPAGTGGFLVIKEPWPSMMRTVHNNDERYRQYWTTIGKYYTAGDLAVKDDDGYIMILGRSDDVIIVAGHNIGSAEVESALVSNAAVAEAAVIGKPHPLKGEILKAFVILRVGYTPSEKLKSELIYHVRMSLGPIAMPSEIDFVDSLPKTRSGKIMRRVLRAKELGMDPGDVSTLED, encoded by the coding sequence ATGGCTGAAGATTTCGATGTAAAAATGGAAAGTAAGGTGTATTATCCTGACCCATCCATCAAGGAAACTGTGCGGATGGGGGATTATGAGGCAGTCTACAACGAATTCATTCAAGATCCTCAAGCTTACTGGGAAAAAGTAGCTAACGAACTGAAATGGATGCAAAAGTGGGATAAAGTGATGGAATGGGACCATCCTTATGCACGTTGGTTCGTGAACTCAAAGCTCAACATCACTCAGAACTGTCTAGACCGTCATGTACACAACGGTAAGAAAAACAAAGTGGCTATCATCTGGGTAGGCGATGGAGGAGAGGAGCGGGTTTTCACTTACAGGCAATTATACCGTGAAGTCATGAGGTGTGCAAACGGCCTTAAATCCATGGGTGTAAAAAAGGGTGATGCTGTATGCATCTATATGCCTCTTGTGCCTGAACAGATCATTTTAACCCTCGCATGTGCTCGCATAGGTGCCATTCATTCTATTGTGTTCGCAGGTTTCGGGACACAGGCCCTCAATTCCCGTATCAAGGATTCAAATGCTAAGATAGTTGTAACCGCGGATGCAACAATAAGGCGTGGTAAGCGTGTGGAGCTAAAAGCCATAGTTGAAGAGGCTGTTGTGAATGCCCCAAGTGTGGAAAAGATAGTCGTGCTACGTAGAATGACTCCTCCAATGGAATTGTATTCGGAAATGGAGGTTGACTATCATGAGATGCTTAGTGATATACCCGAGTGTGGACCTGAAGTAATGGATGCGGAAGATCCTCTGTTCATTCTTTACACAAGCGGGACTACAGGACCTGCAAAGGGTATAGTACACACATGCGGTGGTTATATGGTAGGTGCCTACTACTCCACCAGGAATGTCTTCGATCTGCGGGACAATGATGTGTTCTGGTGTACAGCTGACCCAGGGTGGATCACAGGGCACAGTTATATCATATATGGACCGTTGCTGAACGGAGGTACTGTCCTTATCACGGAATCCACACCAGATTATCCTGATGCAGGAGTATGGTGGAGTATCATAGACGAGTTTGACGTCACTATATTCTACACTGCGCCCACAGCCATCAGGATGTTCATGCGCATGGGTGCAGATTGGCCGAATAAATATGACCTGGGTTCCCTTAGGCTGCTGGGTTCTGTCGGAGAGCCTCTGAACCCTGAAGCATTTGAATGGTATTATCATGTTATCGGGAAGGAGCGTTGTCCCATTGTGGATACTTGGTGGCAGACAGAAACAGGTATGCACATGATCACAACTATGGCGGGGCAGCCAATGAAGCCTGGTTTTATAGGTAAGTCTCTTCCTGGGGTAGTGGCTGACGTGGTGGATAAGAATGGAGTTCCAGTTCCAGCCGGTACGGGTGGTTTCCTTGTTATTAAAGAACCGTGGCCTTCAATGATGAGGACTGTCCATAACAACGATGAGCGTTACCGTCAGTACTGGACAACCATTGGGAAATATTACACTGCAGGCGATTTGGCAGTAAAGGACGATGATGGGTATATCATGATCCTTGGTCGTTCTGATGATGTGATAATAGTTGCTGGTCACAATATCGGAAGTGCTGAAGTGGAAAGTGCCCTTGTGTCCAATGCTGCAGTAGCAGAAGCTGCTGTCATAGGCAAGCCACATCCACTTAAGGGGGAAATTCTGAAGGCTTTTGTGATCCTAAGAGTAGGTTACACTCCAAGTGAAAAACTGAAGTCAGAACTAATATATCATGTAAGAATGAGTCTTGGTCCCATTGCTATGCCATCAGAGATCGACTTTGTGGATTCACTTCCCAAGACCCGCAGTGGTAAGATCATGAGGCGTGTCCTTCGCGCTAAAGAACTTGGCATGGACCCAGGAGACGTTTCCACACTTGAGGATTAA
- a CDS encoding nicotinate-nucleotide pyrophosphorylase — translation MDLFDLYLDEDCPYGDETVDLLGIEGNGRLRIMSREHGVAACVEELAAFYRKKGLEVTAHVREGGEFNPHDVVFEAKGDLRQLFKLWRISQTFLSMVCAIAATTRLYVETARKVNKDVLIATSRKTHPGMRRFELQAVRAGGGDHHRNSLSDSILISQNHLGVVGDLTEMKAVRRIEIEPRNEEEALRYAKIADLLLLDHLSPQDIQRLSPLLKEENPNLRIAVGGISAQDIPDYAALVDIIVISAPYYTPPLDLTARIYRT, via the coding sequence ATGGACCTGTTTGACCTTTATCTTGATGAAGACTGTCCCTATGGCGATGAGACTGTGGATCTTCTTGGCATAGAAGGTAACGGCAGATTGCGTATCATGTCAAGGGAACATGGCGTAGCGGCTTGTGTGGAAGAGCTTGCAGCTTTCTATCGGAAAAAAGGTCTTGAGGTTACTGCACATGTGCGTGAAGGCGGGGAGTTCAATCCGCATGATGTGGTCTTTGAGGCAAAAGGTGATCTGCGCCAGCTTTTCAAACTATGGCGTATTTCACAGACCTTCCTTTCTATGGTTTGTGCCATTGCTGCCACTACTCGCCTGTACGTGGAAACTGCCCGAAAGGTCAACAAAGATGTTCTTATCGCAACCAGTAGGAAGACCCATCCGGGTATGCGCCGGTTCGAACTACAGGCAGTGAGGGCAGGTGGTGGTGATCATCACCGCAATTCCCTAAGTGATTCCATCCTTATCAGTCAGAACCATCTGGGCGTGGTTGGAGATCTAACTGAAATGAAAGCTGTGCGCAGAATCGAGATCGAACCCAGAAACGAAGAAGAAGCACTACGGTATGCAAAAATCGCCGATCTGCTGCTACTTGACCATTTATCTCCTCAAGATATTCAAAGGCTATCTCCTTTGCTTAAGGAGGAGAATCCTAACCTTCGGATAGCTGTAGGAGGTATCTCCGCCCAGGACATTCCTGATTATGCAGCACTAGTAGATATCATTGTCATATCTGCTCCCTATTATACCCCTCCTCTGGATCTTACAGCAAGGATTTATCGGACATGA
- a CDS encoding thioredoxin domain-containing protein, with amino-acid sequence MSKPILMDFSATWCGPCRMQKPILEEVEQKFKDQVEFKIIDVDQNRDLAKKYVVQAVPTLVIEKDGQVLKRFTGVTSADVLSSELKKVL; translated from the coding sequence GTGAGCAAACCAATATTAATGGATTTTAGTGCTACATGGTGTGGGCCCTGCAGAATGCAGAAACCTATTCTTGAAGAGGTTGAACAGAAGTTCAAGGACCAGGTAGAGTTCAAGATCATAGATGTGGATCAAAACCGGGACCTTGCAAAGAAGTACGTGGTACAGGCAGTACCTACACTTGTCATAGAAAAAGATGGTCAGGTGCTCAAGCGTTTCACTGGCGTAACTTCTGCAGATGTACTAAGTTCCGAACTCAAAAAGGTGCTGTGA
- a CDS encoding MBL fold metallo-hydrolase yields the protein MLRKLIDMGILAFRQTNSRGGFKPHLSLRFMSDEGKPVTFSIDTTRSPNKCLQPDVYLITHAHSDHNGKSAMLSEHSLCSDKTAKALEIRYGKAYKGITMGVSDSIEVAGVTVQTFPTGHTPGSTAFYWENEVGTRILVTGDVKDYSMLPKCDVLITEANYGDPGDTTCYFEDDIEGLEQLLRDNSCVALGAYAFGKAQRVVELVRSLGYGDVIEMEAQSLELTRCMLENAGNVVGLGEAGGNTLCVVPPWDLDRLSWHTSKYVMSGRSDFRYPSIQISDHLDVRGLTDMVRWINPEFTVVYHPGGHRPGKFAAHLNCLGLDAISIDKITNVLSNDFI from the coding sequence ATGCTTCGAAAGCTTATTGATATGGGAATATTGGCTTTTCGCCAGACCAACTCGCGCGGGGGTTTTAAACCCCATCTTTCTCTAAGGTTTATGTCGGATGAAGGGAAACCAGTTACTTTTTCTATAGATACTACCCGAAGCCCGAACAAATGCCTACAGCCAGATGTGTATCTTATAACTCATGCTCATTCTGACCACAATGGGAAATCTGCGATGCTCTCAGAGCATTCCCTTTGTTCGGATAAAACTGCAAAGGCACTTGAGATTCGCTATGGTAAAGCATACAAGGGAATCACTATGGGTGTCAGTGATTCCATAGAGGTTGCTGGTGTCACAGTTCAGACATTTCCTACTGGCCATACTCCCGGGTCCACAGCATTCTACTGGGAAAATGAGGTGGGTACACGTATTCTTGTTACAGGTGATGTGAAGGACTATTCCATGCTCCCCAAGTGTGATGTGCTGATAACTGAGGCCAATTACGGAGATCCTGGGGATACTACGTGCTATTTCGAGGATGATATAGAAGGTCTTGAGCAGTTGCTCAGGGATAACTCCTGTGTTGCTCTTGGTGCTTATGCGTTCGGTAAAGCTCAGAGAGTTGTTGAATTGGTAAGGTCGCTTGGGTATGGCGATGTTATTGAAATGGAAGCCCAGTCTCTGGAACTAACACGATGCATGCTGGAAAATGCCGGGAACGTTGTTGGTCTGGGAGAGGCTGGCGGTAATACTCTGTGTGTTGTTCCTCCGTGGGACCTGGATCGGCTGTCATGGCACACATCAAAGTATGTGATGAGTGGCAGATCAGATTTCAGGTATCCATCTATACAGATCAGTGATCATCTGGATGTAAGGGGTCTTACAGATATGGTCCGCTGGATAAATCCTGAGTTTACAGTCGTCTATCATCCGGGCGGTCATAGGCCAGGGAAGTTTGCTGCTCATCTTAATTGCCTAGGTCTTGATGCTATATCCATAGATAAAATAACCAATGTCCTGAGCAATGACTTTATTTAG
- a CDS encoding ribosome biogenesis/translation initiation ATPase RLI, with protein sequence MRIAILNKDRCQPRRCSHECEKYCPRVRTGDETIIFAEDGKPLISEELCVGCGICINRCPFDAIMIIGLPEALKFPTHRYGPNGFALYGLPVPQKGRVTGILGPNGIGKSTAVQILSGRLVPNFGEEGGTWEKVLEHYAGTALHDYFKAIANGTLKVSQKPQYVDLIPKAFKGKTSDLLAKTDDRGVMDELVERLDLLHIIDRNITELSGGELQRVAIAACAAKDADFYFFDEISPYLDIYQRINCAKLIQEMAQEKAVLVVEHDLAILDMLADVVHVAYGEPGGYGVVTLPKGVRIAINQYLKGYLPEENVRVRPEAISFEVHPPRNETEIDTLVDYSSFSKKYTEGFALETDAGSIKQGEVLGIVGPNGIGKSTFMKVLAGEVEPDEGKLDMNISISYKPQYIKADIHMQVQFFLRGISRKFDSSYFQTEVVKPLGLDKLYERSIPELSGGELQRVAITACLCRDADMYLLDEPSAHLDVEQRSMVTKVIKRFAENNGKTAMVVDHDIYMIDMLSERLIVFEGEPAVHGKAHSPLSMHDGMNKFLSNLNITFRRDEDTQRPRVNKPDSRLDREQRSKGEYYYNILE encoded by the coding sequence ATGCGAATAGCTATACTTAACAAGGACAGGTGCCAGCCGCGAAGGTGCAGTCATGAATGTGAAAAGTACTGCCCCAGAGTAAGAACAGGTGACGAGACAATCATCTTTGCAGAGGACGGTAAACCGCTGATCTCGGAAGAGTTATGTGTAGGCTGCGGTATATGCATAAACCGTTGTCCTTTTGATGCTATCATGATTATTGGTCTGCCCGAGGCCCTCAAATTCCCAACTCACCGCTATGGTCCAAATGGCTTTGCACTCTATGGGTTGCCTGTTCCACAAAAAGGAAGAGTTACTGGTATCTTGGGTCCAAATGGTATCGGTAAAAGTACTGCGGTGCAAATTCTTTCAGGAAGGCTTGTGCCCAACTTTGGAGAAGAGGGCGGTACTTGGGAGAAGGTACTGGAACATTATGCAGGTACAGCTCTTCATGATTACTTCAAGGCAATTGCCAATGGCACTCTTAAGGTTTCCCAGAAACCCCAGTATGTAGATCTCATTCCCAAGGCTTTCAAGGGAAAGACATCTGATCTGCTTGCCAAGACAGATGATAGGGGAGTTATGGATGAGCTGGTAGAACGCCTAGATCTTTTACACATAATTGACCGCAATATCACAGAACTAAGTGGTGGCGAGCTCCAGAGAGTCGCTATTGCTGCATGTGCGGCCAAAGATGCTGATTTCTATTTCTTCGACGAGATAAGTCCCTATCTGGATATATACCAGCGTATCAACTGTGCCAAGCTCATCCAGGAGATGGCACAGGAAAAGGCTGTACTGGTTGTGGAACATGATCTTGCTATTTTGGATATGCTGGCAGATGTGGTGCATGTTGCTTATGGTGAACCCGGAGGGTATGGTGTCGTGACTCTTCCAAAAGGTGTACGTATAGCAATTAACCAATATCTAAAAGGTTATCTTCCCGAGGAGAACGTGCGTGTCCGTCCCGAAGCTATCTCCTTCGAGGTTCACCCACCAAGGAATGAAACTGAGATCGATACCTTGGTGGATTACAGTAGTTTCTCAAAGAAATACACGGAAGGATTTGCTCTGGAAACAGATGCAGGTTCTATTAAGCAGGGTGAAGTGCTGGGTATAGTCGGGCCTAACGGTATTGGTAAGTCCACGTTCATGAAAGTGCTTGCAGGGGAGGTAGAACCCGACGAAGGTAAACTTGATATGAATATCAGTATATCTTATAAACCCCAGTATATCAAGGCGGATATTCACATGCAGGTGCAGTTTTTCTTGCGGGGTATATCTCGTAAGTTCGATAGCAGTTACTTCCAGACTGAAGTGGTAAAGCCTTTAGGTCTTGATAAACTATATGAGCGTTCCATCCCCGAACTAAGTGGTGGTGAATTGCAGAGGGTAGCTATAACAGCTTGTCTGTGCCGTGATGCGGATATGTATCTTCTGGACGAACCAAGTGCCCACCTTGATGTAGAACAACGTTCAATGGTCACGAAAGTGATAAAGCGCTTTGCTGAGAATAACGGTAAAACCGCCATGGTAGTAGACCATGATATCTATATGATAGACATGCTTAGCGAGAGGCTGATCGTTTTCGAGGGTGAACCGGCTGTACATGGTAAGGCTCATTCCCCATTAAGTATGCATGATGGTATGAACAAATTCCTTTCTAATCTCAATATCACATTCCGTCGTGATGAAGATACTCAAAGGCCCAGGGTTAACAAGCCCGATTCTCGCCTTGACCGAGAGCAGAGGTCTAAAGGGGAATATTATTATAATATACTGGAATGA